The stretch of DNA TTCAGCCAGCACATCTCTTCCAGCAAGTACAGCAGGAATCGTCTCCGCCTGAACCGGCGAAGGCGCAGTGATCTCATATTCGGCGAGCTTAGCTGTTAAGGCCTCTTCTACGCCCAAATCGGTAAACGTGTGATTCATCATTTAGTCCATCCTTTGTCCATGAAGTCATTATTGTCATTATATGCGATTATTGTGGTTCCCACCAAATCCGGGTTCTCTTCCGTCTTACGAATAAACAAAAGCGCCTCCTCATCCAAGTGATTTCGGAGACGCTCCTCTTTACTTCTTATTGATGAATTTATAGGTCAGTTTGTCCGCCAGGCGGGGCACCAGTTGATATAGCCGGGTTCCAAATCCAGCAATCCACGGCAAATCAACTTCCGCCTTCCTTCGTTCAATCACCTTAACGATGGCCTTCGATACTCTCTGGGGCTTCATCATCATCCAGCCGACGTTCTTGACATAGTCCCCTCCGGGATCCGCTAAAGTAAAGAACGGTGTATCAATCGGCCCTGGATTCACAGCAGATATGACAATTCCTGTCCCTCTGACCTCTTGCCTAAGAGCATTTGTGAATCCCAACACTGCATGCTTGGTTGCTGAGTAAGCCGTTGACTTGGCTGTAGCCAGCTTGCCGGCCATGGAGGCTACGTTCACGATCTGTCCCCCGCCCTGCTCAAGCATTCGAGGCAGCACCGCACGAGTGCAGCGCACAATCCCCAGATAATTAACGTTCATCATGTCTTCAAATTCAGAGACGGTTGTGTCTACAAACCGCTCGAACCTGCCGTATCCCGCATTGTTTAATAGACAGTCAATCCGGGGATTGGAGGCCCATATCTGTTCAAAAGCATGACCTACCGAAGCATCGCTGCCGACATCCAGCTCTATAATCTCATAAGGGCCCTTTAAGGTCCGGCCCACCGCCTCAAGCTTGTCCAAGGAACGTGCTGCCAAAATGACCTTAGCTCCCTGTTCCGATAGAAGTCTTGCCGTCTCTGCACCAATGCCGCTCGAAGCTCCGGTAATGACAATCACCTGGTTCTTCAACATCAGATCTTCGCACCTTTCTGCTATGTCGGCGTACCGATTGTGACCGAAGAAGCCCCCTCGCTTCCTATCCGGTACTACCCTGCAGTTCTATTTTACGAGATCATCACCTGAATATCCAGCTCGCCAATACCGTCCATAACAAGGGGAATGCACAAGGCCATACGCGGCAGTTCTGTTACTTCCGATTTCATCACTTTTGGTGGAGTAATATCCACTGCAAAGCCCTGAGAGGAGAGAATCGTGCTGGCATTGCCGCTGATCATGTTGCCAAGCTCCGAAATCGCGCTCTTCCCCATCTCATCCATCTCGGTCAAAACAAATCCGCCCATCATCAGGGACACGATTCGCAAAGCGACGTCCTCCTGCAGTCCAAAGACTACATTACCGCTCAGCTGTCCTGTCATGCCGACCTGGATCCAAATATGATTATCGATATGTGCGACCTCTTTGACGCCAAGGTTGCCTGTGGACGGCGAAATCTGTATGACTTGTTCTATAACGAGCCTAGCGGATTCCAAAAAAGGATTAATCACTTCTGCTTTCACTATATGCGCCCCTTTACTCTGGGAAGTAGGTTGTTCGAATCAAAAGTCCCGTTATTTGTTACATCGATTATACTTTATTCCTAGAAATAAATCATTAATATTCCAAAATTTCTATGAAATAAGACCCTTTTTGTCGATAAATGTCTAATTCAGCATTCTTTAGAACTATTTGCAGACTCCTCGTCATGCCGTTGCTAGGCCCAAACGTTTCCCCTATAATAAATGAAAACCATGCATTCGGAAAGATAAAACAGCCATTATATATTAAGGGAGGGATTCTGTGAACATCAGTCAATTAGAGACACTAATCACCATCTCCAAGACCAGAAGCTTTCGTAAGGCCGGCGAGCTGCTTAACTTAACTCAGCCAGCCGTGTCCGCCCAGATTAAGAGTCTTGAGGACGAATTCAAAGCTGTGTTGGTGGACCGTAATCAACCAGTAACCTTAACAGACCGGGGACAGGTATTTTTGGAGCAGGCAGAACGCATTTTGGATATTGTCGAAGAATTGAAGCAAAAATTATCTGATATGGAGCAGACCCCTCAAGGACACATCGTGCTGGGAACGACGACCTCCATTGCGATTCAGATTCTGCCGCGCATTCTTTCTTATTTCCAGGATCAATTCCCGTTGATTAAGACAACGATTCAATCCATGCCCTCCTCCCAGATCTACCAGAATGTAGAGCAGGGTCTAGTGGATATTGGGATCGGCTATCTCATTGAACGAAATCCGCAGATTCATGCCTCGGTGCTTTACTATGACACCTTTGAGGTTGTGGTCTCTCCCCTTCACCCTCTCGCTAAAGAGAAGCATCCAAACCTTGGAATGCTGAAGGATGTTCCGCTGATTCTGCTCTCTCCAGATACAGTTGGACGCCGATTTGTTGAGGATGTATTCCGCGAGAACCAGATGGAACCGCATGTTGTCATGGAATTGTCCAGCAGCGAGGAGGTTAAGCGTATGGTTGAGATCAACCTCGGGGCCGCTATTATTTCCAAACAGTCTATCACCCGTGAGCTTCGTCAAGGTACACTGCAAATTGTGCCAATTGAGGAGCTTGAGGTTACACATCCTGTTGGAGTGATCTACAAATCGAGCCGCTACATCAACTCGGCTATGCAGCAGTTCCTTGGCGATCTCAAAGGAATGCCCGAGACCAACTTCACCAGCTCGGAATAATTTTGACAGACCACCGGAAGGAGCCATCATCATGAAATTCGATCTCCATACTCACCACTATCGCTGCGGGCATGCTGACGGAGATATCAGGGACTATGTTGAGGCAGGCATCGCCGCCGGTCTCAAAGTGATCGGGATTAGCGATCATACTCCGTACTTTGGCAGCCCGGAAGAACAGCCCTTTCCACGGATCGCTATGGCCAAACGAGAACTGGCCCATTATGTCGAAGAGGTGCTCCGGCTTAAAGCGGAGTACGCCGGTAAAATCGATGTCCTGCTTGGCATTGAATCGGATTTTTTTCCAGAGCATATTGAAGTCTACCGGAAGACATTAGCAAAGTATCCATTTGATTATATTATCGGCTCCGTACACAGCACTTATAATACCAGCATTTTTAACAAGAACCGCTGGAAGGGGCTAAGTCCCGAGGAGCATATTGTCCAAAAGGAAACCTATTATGACTATATCCGCCAATCCGCACGCAGCGGTATGTTTCAAATTCTGGGACATATAGATGCTATGAAAGGCAACTATCCTGCCTTCTCCGATATCCCTGCCGCGAAGGCCATTGACGACACTCTCCAGACCATTGCAGAGCATGGCGTCTCCATTGAGATCAATACGTCCGGCAAGACGAAGCTGAGCGGCGGCTGGTACCCTGCGGATGATATCCTTGAGCGGGCACTGCATTACGGAGTCGAGGTTACCTTTGGCTCCGATGCGCACAAGCCCTCACGAGTTGGGGATGAGTGGGATCAGGTTGCCGCCAGGTTATATGATATTGGCTATAGAAGCTGGGTATATTACAAAAATAAACAGAAGCAAACCGTGCCACTGGAGACTTGAGTTCCAGCGGCTCTTTTTTTACGCTTGGGCGGCCAGGTAAGCAAAAAAAGGGAACCCGAGCCATTTCGCCGAGTTCCAATCAGAAGATATATATTCAAAAGGGGGTCATGTATGTATAATAACCCGTTTCTGTTAGAGCTAAATCACAGTAATATTTCATTTGTGTAACAAAGTATCACTATTTGAAGACGCTTTCCCGAGGGGGTGCCGAACATACCTGCTTAATCGATGCAATCGACCTTGTTCATTCACGATCCCTTCATGCGACAATAGCTCCTCTGTGAAGCCGCACTTATGCAGAACCTGAATGGAGGCCAGATTCGCCGGGTCGCAGCGGGCCGTAATTTCATTAAGCCGCATTTGCTCGAAGCCAAACGTCATGACGGTCCTCACGGCTTCAGTAGCCAGGCCTTGATTCCAGCAATCGGGAGAGAGCATGTATCCGAGAGCAGCTCTGCCTTCGTTCTCCTGCCAATGCTGGAATGAACACAGACCGATAAACCGGCAGCTGCCCCGCAGAATCAAGGCGAAATGCAGCGCCGAGAGCGTATGGTAGCTTTCCATAAAGTGGCCAAACAGCCGTCCGGGCAATCCGGTCGTCTCGCGGCTGAAGGAAATGTATCTTTGCACAGACGGCTCATTCATAATCCGGTGCAGCTCCCCTTGGTCAGAAGGTTTAAGCTTCCTCAGCTGCAGCCGCCCTGACCATAACTCTGGAAAATGATCTCTATATTCGATCTTAAGTGATTCGATCAATTGGCGTAACCTCCAAGCTCTTAGGCTTTTAATTCTCTGCCTTCTCTCTTTAGTCCTGCTCTTTGTCATAGTTCCCTACAGCCTCTTCCGAATACACTTACCCAGAATAACCACTTTATCAATCAGTTAGAGCACAATAAAACGAAAAGAAGCCGCTGCCAGACATTCCTGGCAGCGGCCTTGCAAGCCAAAGCTTGTATTCATTATCATTTGCAGCATTCATTACATGCCAAGCCAGCGCTTGAACATATGCTTGGTAGTCGCCTTATTCATCTCCGCGATCGAGGTCGTAAGCGGGATGCCTTTGGGACACGAACGAACACAGTTCTGCGAGTTGCCGCAGCCCTCAATTCCCCCATCTTCCATCAGAGCCTCAAGCCGCTCTTCCGCATTCATCTCTCCCGTAGGGTGTGCATTAAATAAGCGGACCTGTGAAATCGGGGCTGGACCCATGAAGTTTGTCTTCTCGTTCACATTCGGACAAGCCTCAAGACAGACGCCACAGGTCATACACTTCGAGAGCTCATAAGCCCACTGGCGCTTCTTCTCCGCCATTCTCGGTCCCGGACCAAGGTCATAGGTTCCGTCGATGGGAATCCAGGCCTTGACCTTCTTCAGCGCGTTAAACATGCGGCTTCGATCAATCACCAGGTCGCGAACCACCGGGAAGGTCTTCATCGGTTCCACCCGAATCGGCTGCTCCAGCTTATCGACCAGTGCTGCGCATGCTTGACGGGGCTTCCCGTTAATAACCATCGAGCAGGCTCCGCAGACTTCCTCCAGACAGTTAGACTCCCAGCATACCGGCGCGGTCTTCTGACCGCTGGCATTCACAGGCTTACGCTGAATTTCCATGAGCGCGCTAATCACATTCATGCCCGGGCGGTAGTCGAGCTCAAACTCTTCATGATATGACGCCGATTCCGGCTGGTCCTGGCGCGTAATGATGAACTTTACTTTTTTGGCGGCTGTTGTGATTTCGGCCATAACCCATTCCCCTCCCATGTCCTATTGTTACAGCTTGCTCGCTTAAGCTCTGCCCCTGCTACTTGTCTTTGGAATAATCGCGGACCCGCGGAGCGATCAGCGAGACATCCACATCGTCATATGAGATTTGCGGGCCGTCCGGCGTCCAGGACGCTTTTGTCGTCTTCAGGAACTCTTCGTCATTACGCTGCGGATAATCCGGCTTGTAATGCGCACCCCGGCTCTCATTGCGCAGCAGCGCGCCCAGTGTCATCGCTTCGGCAAGCTCAAGCATATTCCAGAGCTGCCGGGTAAAAGAAGCACCCGTATTGTTCCAGCGTGAGGTATCGTTAATATTAATCTTTGTGTAACGCTCCTTCAGTTCCTTAATCTTGTGAATTGTCGCCTCAAGCTTACTGTTATACCGGACGACCGTCATATTGTCTGTCATCCATTCCCCCAGCTCCTTATGAATGACATAAGCATTCTCTGTGCCGTTCATGCCAAGGAGGCGCTCGTATTTCGCCGTCTGCTCTTTCTTCGCCTTATCATAAACTTGAGAGGAGACGTCCTCTGCAGATTTCTTAAGGCCCCGCACATATTCTACAGCCTTAGGACCTGCCGTCATTCCGCCAAAGATCGCGGAGACCAGCGAGTTAGCGCCAAGCCGATTGGCGCCGTGATATTGATATTCGCATTCCCCAGCAGCGAACAGCCCGGGAATATTCGTCATTTGATTATAATCGACCCACATGCCGCCCATGGAATAATGGACCGCCGGGAAAATTTTCATCGGAATTTTACGGGGATCGTCTCCCATGAACTTCTCATAAATTTCAATTATCCCGCCAAGCTTCACATCAAGCTCCTTCGGGTCTTTATGGGACAGATCGAGGTAAACCATGTTCTCTCCATTGATCCCAAGCTTCATATCAACACAGACATGGAAGATCTCCCGGGTGGCAATATCCCGCGGTACAAGGTTGCCGTAAGCAGGATATTTCTCCTCTAGGAAATACCATGGCTTGCCATCCTTATAGGTCCAAATGCGGCCGCCTTCCCCCCGAGCGGATTCCGACATCAGCCGCAGCTTGTCGTCACCCGGAATCGCGGTAGGATGGATCTGAATAAATTCACCATTCGCATAATGAACTCCCTGCTGGTACACCGCACTTGCGGCCGTCCCTGTATTAATGACAGAGTTAGTCGTCTTCCCGAAAATAATCCCCGGCCCGCCTGTAGCCAGAATCGTAGCATCCGAGGCAAAGGTCACGGTCTCCATCGAGCGCAGATTCTGCGCACAGATTCCGCGGCAGACCCCCTCATCGTCAATGACGGCCGAGAGAAACTCCCAGGACTCGTATTTCGTTACCAAACCGGCCGCCTCATAACGACGAACCTGCTCATCCAGCGCATACAGCAGCTGCTGTCCTGTCGTCGCGCCGGCAAATGCCGTGCGATGCCGCTTCGTTCCCCCAAATCGGCGGAAGTCGAGGAGTCCCTCCGGCGTACGGTTGAACATAACGCCCATCCGGTCCATCAGGTGAATGATGCCGGGAGCCGCCTCACACATGGCTTTCACCGGCGGCTGATTTGCCAGAAAATCACCGCCATACACGGTGTCGTCAAAGTGCTCCCACGGAGAATCTCCTTCTCCTTTAGTGTTGACCGCGCCATTGATCCCACCTTGAGCACAAACTGAATGAGAGCGCTTAACCGGCACCAATGAGAACAATGCCACATGGACACCTGCCTCGGCCGCCTTGATCGTAGCCATCAGGCCCGCCAGTCCGCCGCCAACGATAATTATACTTTGCTTAGCCATAACTATATCTCAACTCCTTATCCGATGACTGTATGAAGGGTCTGAAGCAGGGCCGTGCCCTGCGCTTGAAAGTCCGCTCCGCGGAACGCAATGAGCGACCAGACAAACATTACTGTAACGATCGCAAACAAGCTCATGCAAATGTAAGTGGATACCCGCTGCGCGCGAGGTCCAACCGTGATTCCCCAGCTTACGCAGAAGGACCATAGCCCGTTCGTAAAGTGAAAAGAAGCCGCCACAACGCCGATTAAATAAAGCACAAAGAAGACCGGCTGGGACACGATATCATGCATTAGACCCCCCAGCTCTTCATGAGTAACATTGCCGAGAGAAACTTGTACACGCGTCTCCCAGACGTGCCACACAATAAACACCAGGGCAATGATGCCGGTGACCCGCTGCAGCAGATATCTTAAATTCCGCTCGTTCGTAAACCGCCCATTATTCGGCTTAGCCTGGAAAGCTATATAGGTTCCATATACACCGTGATACAATAAAGGCAGCCAAATGCCGAAGATTTCAAGAATGAGAACAAGCGGCAGGCTGTTAAGCCAGGTCACACTGTCCCGGAAGCCCTCGCTGCCCCCTTCAACGGCAGAGAAATTGGTAATCATGTGTTCGAGGATAAAAAAACCGAGCGGAATAACACCTAATAAAGAGTGCAGCTTTCTGGAATAAAACCCTTTCATAAATATGCGTACCCCTTTCAAATTCCGTCGTTGCCGAGCTAATGATGGAAGCAGGAATGACTTAAATTCTGTCTGTATGTGATTTACACCACAGATTATGAAGTTCATTGCCCTTCTCTTTCCATGAGATGTGAACAACTTGTGTCGCTTTTATGTTACTCCTTATTATCTTATAATGGAATTGCAATATATTTATTAATTGTTATAACTAATCAGCATAAGTAAATAGGGAATAAGAACAGAAAGAGGGAGTTGTCTGATGTATGAGGATTTGATGGTTTTTATAACGGTTGTGGAGCAATCAAGCTTGAATCGCGCCTCCAAACAGCTTAACCTCTCCCAGCCTGCACTTTCCCGTAAAATTGCCAAACTGGAGGAGGAGCTGGGCGTCCAGCTGTTCGTTCGTAAGGGAAAAAAGCTCGAGCTGACCCGTACCGGACAGGCCACCTATACTTATGCACTGGAACAACGGCAGCGACATCATCACTTTCTGCAGTCCATCTCCCGCTATAAGGAGGCAGAGCGCCGGGTCGTTACTCTGGGAGCGAGCCTTACCACCATCCAGACTACCCTTCCGCCGCTGATTGAAGCGCTGATGAACAAATATCCCGGCACTGAGCTGAAGCTCGTTACCGGGAAGACGCACGAGATTGTCTCCTATGTAAAAGATAAAAAAGCCGATTTCGGTGTCATCGCTTCTTCCATTGAAGAGCCCGGGCTCCGGTGTATCCCTCTGTTCCAGGATCATTTGGAACTGGTGGTTCCCAAGAAACATAAACTCGCCCGCAAGGGCTTTACACCGAAGATGAAAAGTCTAGACGGACTGCCTATGATTATTTTCTCCAAAGGGACCTGGTACCGCCGGCTGGTGGACGAGCTGATCGGCAAATACGGCATCATTCCCGATGTCCGTATGGAGATCGACTCCTTCGAGGCTATTGTCCGGCTTCTGCCCACCTGCGGCGCAGCTGCCCTGCTCCCTCGCTCCTATCTGCGCCCCCAGCTGCTCAGGGATAATGAACTGACTGCCATTCCGCTGCAAGAGCTGGAACAGACCGGGCGGGCCACCTGTCTGATCTATCCGGACAAGCCGGAAACAGGACTTGAGACCATCCAATGGATCATGGAGATGAGGGATCTGTTCAGCACCCATCTGATTTCTGGGGGATAAGGCTGTTTCCGACAAAAAAGCCGATAGATTGCTCCTTCTCTTCTCCAAACAGCGATCTACCGGCTTCAATTTATGCTCGTGTTAGGTTTTGACTTCTAGTCCCAGCTTGCGGGCTACGGCCCCTGTGGTGCTTGCCTGGATCATAATCGTAAGCACAATTGACATAAAGGTAATACCCGCTATCACATCCGCATGCGCAACCCCCATCCCGACGATCATGCCAGACAAGGCAGCAGGAATAACTCCTGTCTCGCGCACCCAGCACATAAACAGCATTTCCTTCACCGTCCACTTCACCTTCCGATCGGCAAGGGCGCACAGGAAGACCGTTAGCGGCCGGGCTACAAACATCAGCACCAGCACAGCCGCCAGACTTGGCCAGAAATAATCGATAAGCGTTCCGAAATTGACATGGCTGCCAAGCAGCACAAAGATCAGCATCCGCATCATCACGGTGATATTTTCCGCAAAAGAGCTCACTTCAAGCTTCTTCTCTTCCATAGAAAGGCCGAATACCTCGGCATTCCCCCATATGACACCAGCAACAAAGGTAGCCATAAACCCGCTTACCCCCAGAAGGTCACCGATCAGATAAGAGCCTAGCCCTGTGATCAGCATGACGATGGTCGTATAATCCCGAAGAAGACCATGCCGGGCATGGGCGGTCAGATAAGTCAGAATTCCCGACACCACGACTCCAACCAGGATCCCCCCTAGCGCTGTCTTCAGGAAATCCAGGGTCATCTGTCCTGCCGAGAGTGTACCGCTGCCCGCCACAACAGCCAGCAGAGAGAAGGTTAGAATTGAGCCTGTTGCGTCATTGAAGGCGGACTCGCTCTCTACGGTCTCGCGCACGCTTTCCTTAATCCGGACCTGGCGAAATACAGGAATGATGGAGGCAGGGTCGGTTGAAGCGATAACTGCAGCAGTCAGCAGAGAGAAGAGCCAGTCTACACCGAACAGATAGTGTATCCCTACCCCCACTACGCCAACCGTAATCAGTACACCCGGCACGCTCAGTAAAGCTACCGTGATCCACACCTTGCGAAGACCACCGAGTGCAAGGCCCCTTCCTCCATCAAATAAAATTAGAGCAGAGCCTACAGTTAGAATCAGTTGGTTTACCGCCGAGCTCTCGGGTTCACTTAGGAGATGCAAGCCCGGCCCCAGCAGCATGCCTGCTGCAATAAAGACCGCTACGTCTGGAAGACGGAGCAAACCTGCAATCTTTCCGGAGATCAGCCCTACACTCAGTACAAATAAGATAAGAATAAGAAAATGATGGATCACTTCAGTCGTTGCCGAATCCATGGCTGGTCACTCCTGGCTTGAAAGATGTCTTAGGAAATAGCTGAATTTACTCTTCATTGACCGCAGCTTCAAACTGTTCAATATTGTCATTGGAGCCGATGATGACCATGATATCATTCTCATTCAGCTGATCCATCGCTGTTGGAGCCACAATGCAGCCGCTAGGCTTATGAAGGGCCACAACACTGCAGCCAAATCTAGCTCTGGAATTCAAATCTCCAAGGATCTTGCCGTGTAATCCGGCAGGAACCGTCATC from Paenibacillus sp. CAA11 encodes:
- a CDS encoding SDR family NAD(P)-dependent oxidoreductase, which gives rise to MLKNQVIVITGASSGIGAETARLLSEQGAKVILAARSLDKLEAVGRTLKGPYEIIELDVGSDASVGHAFEQIWASNPRIDCLLNNAGYGRFERFVDTTVSEFEDMMNVNYLGIVRCTRAVLPRMLEQGGGQIVNVASMAGKLATAKSTAYSATKHAVLGFTNALRQEVRGTGIVISAVNPGPIDTPFFTLADPGGDYVKNVGWMMMKPQRVSKAIVKVIERRKAEVDLPWIAGFGTRLYQLVPRLADKLTYKFINKK
- a CDS encoding chemotaxis protein CheX, which produces MKAEVINPFLESARLVIEQVIQISPSTGNLGVKEVAHIDNHIWIQVGMTGQLSGNVVFGLQEDVALRIVSLMMGGFVLTEMDEMGKSAISELGNMISGNASTILSSQGFAVDITPPKVMKSEVTELPRMALCIPLVMDGIGELDIQVMIS
- a CDS encoding LysR family transcriptional regulator; the protein is MNISQLETLITISKTRSFRKAGELLNLTQPAVSAQIKSLEDEFKAVLVDRNQPVTLTDRGQVFLEQAERILDIVEELKQKLSDMEQTPQGHIVLGTTTSIAIQILPRILSYFQDQFPLIKTTIQSMPSSQIYQNVEQGLVDIGIGYLIERNPQIHASVLYYDTFEVVVSPLHPLAKEKHPNLGMLKDVPLILLSPDTVGRRFVEDVFRENQMEPHVVMELSSSEEVKRMVEINLGAAIISKQSITRELRQGTLQIVPIEELEVTHPVGVIYKSSRYINSAMQQFLGDLKGMPETNFTSSE
- a CDS encoding histidinol-phosphatase; protein product: MKFDLHTHHYRCGHADGDIRDYVEAGIAAGLKVIGISDHTPYFGSPEEQPFPRIAMAKRELAHYVEEVLRLKAEYAGKIDVLLGIESDFFPEHIEVYRKTLAKYPFDYIIGSVHSTYNTSIFNKNRWKGLSPEEHIVQKETYYDYIRQSARSGMFQILGHIDAMKGNYPAFSDIPAAKAIDDTLQTIAEHGVSIEINTSGKTKLSGGWYPADDILERALHYGVEVTFGSDAHKPSRVGDEWDQVAARLYDIGYRSWVYYKNKQKQTVPLET
- a CDS encoding GNAT family N-acetyltransferase, which encodes MIESLKIEYRDHFPELWSGRLQLRKLKPSDQGELHRIMNEPSVQRYISFSRETTGLPGRLFGHFMESYHTLSALHFALILRGSCRFIGLCSFQHWQENEGRAALGYMLSPDCWNQGLATEAVRTVMTFGFEQMRLNEITARCDPANLASIQVLHKCGFTEELLSHEGIVNEQGRLHRLSRYVRHPLGKASSNSDTLLHK
- the sdhB gene encoding succinate dehydrogenase iron-sulfur subunit, producing the protein MAEITTAAKKVKFIITRQDQPESASYHEEFELDYRPGMNVISALMEIQRKPVNASGQKTAPVCWESNCLEEVCGACSMVINGKPRQACAALVDKLEQPIRVEPMKTFPVVRDLVIDRSRMFNALKKVKAWIPIDGTYDLGPGPRMAEKKRQWAYELSKCMTCGVCLEACPNVNEKTNFMGPAPISQVRLFNAHPTGEMNAEERLEALMEDGGIEGCGNSQNCVRSCPKGIPLTTSIAEMNKATTKHMFKRWLGM
- the sdhA gene encoding succinate dehydrogenase flavoprotein subunit, translating into MAKQSIIIVGGGLAGLMATIKAAEAGVHVALFSLVPVKRSHSVCAQGGINGAVNTKGEGDSPWEHFDDTVYGGDFLANQPPVKAMCEAAPGIIHLMDRMGVMFNRTPEGLLDFRRFGGTKRHRTAFAGATTGQQLLYALDEQVRRYEAAGLVTKYESWEFLSAVIDDEGVCRGICAQNLRSMETVTFASDATILATGGPGIIFGKTTNSVINTGTAASAVYQQGVHYANGEFIQIHPTAIPGDDKLRLMSESARGEGGRIWTYKDGKPWYFLEEKYPAYGNLVPRDIATREIFHVCVDMKLGINGENMVYLDLSHKDPKELDVKLGGIIEIYEKFMGDDPRKIPMKIFPAVHYSMGGMWVDYNQMTNIPGLFAAGECEYQYHGANRLGANSLVSAIFGGMTAGPKAVEYVRGLKKSAEDVSSQVYDKAKKEQTAKYERLLGMNGTENAYVIHKELGEWMTDNMTVVRYNSKLEATIHKIKELKERYTKININDTSRWNNTGASFTRQLWNMLELAEAMTLGALLRNESRGAHYKPDYPQRNDEEFLKTTKASWTPDGPQISYDDVDVSLIAPRVRDYSKDK
- a CDS encoding succinate dehydrogenase cytochrome b558 subunit codes for the protein MKGFYSRKLHSLLGVIPLGFFILEHMITNFSAVEGGSEGFRDSVTWLNSLPLVLILEIFGIWLPLLYHGVYGTYIAFQAKPNNGRFTNERNLRYLLQRVTGIIALVFIVWHVWETRVQVSLGNVTHEELGGLMHDIVSQPVFFVLYLIGVVAASFHFTNGLWSFCVSWGITVGPRAQRVSTYICMSLFAIVTVMFVWSLIAFRGADFQAQGTALLQTLHTVIG
- a CDS encoding LysR family transcriptional regulator, translating into MYEDLMVFITVVEQSSLNRASKQLNLSQPALSRKIAKLEEELGVQLFVRKGKKLELTRTGQATYTYALEQRQRHHHFLQSISRYKEAERRVVTLGASLTTIQTTLPPLIEALMNKYPGTELKLVTGKTHEIVSYVKDKKADFGVIASSIEEPGLRCIPLFQDHLELVVPKKHKLARKGFTPKMKSLDGLPMIIFSKGTWYRRLVDELIGKYGIIPDVRMEIDSFEAIVRLLPTCGAAALLPRSYLRPQLLRDNELTAIPLQELEQTGRATCLIYPDKPETGLETIQWIMEMRDLFSTHLISGG
- a CDS encoding cation:proton antiporter; its protein translation is MDSATTEVIHHFLILILFVLSVGLISGKIAGLLRLPDVAVFIAAGMLLGPGLHLLSEPESSAVNQLILTVGSALILFDGGRGLALGGLRKVWITVALLSVPGVLITVGVVGVGIHYLFGVDWLFSLLTAAVIASTDPASIIPVFRQVRIKESVRETVESESAFNDATGSILTFSLLAVVAGSGTLSAGQMTLDFLKTALGGILVGVVVSGILTYLTAHARHGLLRDYTTIVMLITGLGSYLIGDLLGVSGFMATFVAGVIWGNAEVFGLSMEEKKLEVSSFAENITVMMRMLIFVLLGSHVNFGTLIDYFWPSLAAVLVLMFVARPLTVFLCALADRKVKWTVKEMLFMCWVRETGVIPAALSGMIVGMGVAHADVIAGITFMSIVLTIMIQASTTGAVARKLGLEVKT